GGCCGACATCTCCGTCTGGGCCGTGCCCTTCGGACTTGTCGGCGGCCGGCTCTACCACGTGATCACCGATTACCAGCTGTACTTCAGCGACGGTAAGAACTGGGTCGACGCCTTCAAGATCTGGGAGGGCGGCCTCGGGATCTGGGGCGCGATCGCCTTCGGCGCCGTCGGCGCCTGGATCGGCTGTCGCCGCCGGGGAATCCCGCTGCCGGCGTACGCGGACGCCATCGCACCCGCGATCGTGCTCGCCCAGGCCATCGGCCGCTGGGGCAACTGGTTCAACCAGGAGCTGTACGGCAAGGCCACCGACGTGCCGTGGGCGCTGGAGATCAGCGACGGCGCCAACCGGGACAGCGGCCTCTACCACCCGACGTTCCTCTACGAGTCGCTGTGGTGCGTCGGCGTCGCGCTGCTCGTGGTGTGGGCCGACCGTCGCTTCAAGCTCGGCCACGGACGCGCGTTCGCGCTCTACGTCGCCGCCTACTGTGTAGGTCGCGCCTGGATCGAGTACATGCGCGTCGACGAGGCGCACCATGTGCTGGGTCTGCGACTCAACGTATGGACCGCGATCGTCGTCTTCGTGCTGGCCGTGGTCTACATCGTGGTCTCGGCGCGGATCAGGCCGGGGCGCGAGGAGATCGTCGAGCCGGACCGGGAGCTGCTCGGCAAGGAAGCCAAGGACGAAGCCAAGGACGCCAAGGCCGAGGACGGCGACGCGAAGGGCGCCGGGGCGAAGGACGACGACGCCCCGGACGCGGCTGCGGACGCCGACGCCGAGGGCAGCACGGACGCGGCGACGGCCAAGAACATCTGACAGGGCGCGCGGCGCGTAAGCCGCGCTTGTGCTCAATCGCCGGGCGGACCGCGAACGCGGCCCGCCCGGCGATTTCAGTGCACCTCGTGCTAACGCCGCGCCGCCAGGAACAGTGTGCGGTGGGCCGCAGCCACGATCGCCGCGTCCACGAACCGCCCGTCCGGCAGCGCCTGCGCCCCCGCGTTCTCCGCCGCCGCCTCGACGATCTCCGCCGCGGACTCGACCTCCCGCGCCGTCGGAAGATACGCGCGCTCGATCACCGGCAGCTGGCGCGGATGGATCGCGGAGCGACCGAGGAAGCCGAGCGAGCGGCCGTGGGCGCAGGACGCGGCCAGCCCCTCCAGGTCCCGTACGTCGGGGTACACGGACTGGACAGGGGCCGGCAGACCGGCGGCCCGCGCAGCCACCACGACGCGGCCGCGCGGCCAGTCGAGCCCGGCGTCGCTCCCCGCCCCCAGCTCGGCGCGGAGGTCGGCCTCCCCGAGCGCGATACCGCGCACGGCGGGGTGGGCCGTGGCGACGGCGTGGGCGTTCTCGATGCCGAGGGCGGATTCGAGCAGCGCGTACAGATGGGTGTCCGGGGCCACGGCGGCGACCCGGTGGATGTCGGACGCGCGCGCGACCTTCGGCAGCCGCAGCCCGGCCAGGCCGGGGAGCCCGACCAGCGAGGCGATGTCCTCCTTCCCGGCGATCCGGACGTGGACCGGTGTGGCCCGCGGCGAGGCCAGCAGTTCGGCCGTCGCGGAGCGCGCGTACTCCCTGCGGTCGGCGGCCACCGCGTCCTCCAGGTCGACGATCACCGCGTCGGCGCCCGAGACGAGCGCCTTCTGTACGACGTCGGGCCGGTCGCCGGGTGCGTACAGCCAGGTGAGCGGGGGATGCGGGGCGTGTCCCGGACGGCCGGTCACAGCACGCCCTCTTCACGGAGGACCGCGATCTCCGGTGCCGACAGGCCCAGTTCGGTCAGGACCGCTTCCGTGTCGGCGCCGTGGGGGCGGCCCGCCCAGCGGATGGAGCCGGGGGTCTCGGAGAGCCTGAAGAGGACGTTCTGCATACGGATCGGGCCCAGCTCCGGATCCGGGACCTCGGTGACGGTGCCCAGCGCCCGGTACTGCGGATCGCTCATGACGTCCCTGATGTCGTGGACGGGCGCGATCGCCGCCTCCGCCTTCTCGAACGCGGCGATCGCGTCGTCGCGCGAACGCAGGGCGATCCAGCCGCCGACCGCCTCGTCCAGCACATCGGCGTGCTCCGCCCGGCCGCTGCCGGTGCCGAACCACGGCTCGTCGATCAGCTCCTCCCTGCCCACCAGCCGCATCACCCGCTCCGCGACCGACTGGGCGGAGGTGGAGACCGCGAGCCAGCAGCCGTCGGCGGTGCGGTAGGTGTTGCGGGGCGCGTTGTTGCGGGAGCGGTTGCCGGTACGGGGCTGTACGTAGCCGAGCTGGTCGTACCAGAGGGGCTGCGGCCCCAGCACCGTCAGGATCGGCTCGATGATCGCCAGGTCCACCACCTGACCCCGCCCCGTCGCCGTCCGGCCGCTGAGGGCGGTCATCACGGCGTACGCGGTGGCCAGCGCGGCGATCGAGTCGGCCAGGCCGAACGGGGGCAGCGTCGGCGGCCCGTCGGGCTCGCCGGTCATCGCGGCGAACCCGCTCATCGCCTCGGCCAGAGTGCCGAACCCGGGCCGGTGCGAGTACGGACCGAACTGCCCGAAGCCGGTGACCCGGGCCAGGACCAGCCGGGGGTTGACTGCGGAGAGTTCGGCCCAGCCGAGACCCCATCTCTCCAGCGTGCCGGGGCGGAAGTTCTCCACGATCACGTCCGCGTCGGCGGCGAGGCGCAGCAGGACGTCCCGGCCCGCCGGGGCACCGAGGTCGAGCGTGATGGTGCGCTTGTTGCGGCCGAGGATCTTCCACCAGAGGCCGACACCGTCCTTCGCGGGCCCGTGGCCGCGCGACGGGTCCGGGCGGGTGGGGTGCTCGACCTTGACGACCTCGGCGCCGAAGTCGCCGAGCATCGTCGCGGCGAGGGGCCCGGCGAAGAGCGTGGCGAGGTCGAGGACGCGCAGACCGTGCAGCGGGGGAGAGACGGAGGCGGTCGGGTCGTCCGGCCGGGTGGCGGTGGTCATGAGGCGGCCTCGTCGATCTCGGAGCGGTACGGCATGGACGTGGAGGCCCCGTGGCGCCGCACGCACAGCGCGGCGGCGGCCGACGCCCAGCGCGCCGCCTCCGCCATCGGGCGGCCCTCGCCGATCGCCACGGCGAGCGCGCCGACGAACGTGTCCCCGGCGGCCGTCGTGTCCACTGCGGTGACCTTCGGCGCGGGGACGGTGACGGGCACGGCGCCGCGCGCCGCGTACAGACACCCCGCCGCGCCCAGGGTGATCACCACCTCGGGGACCCGGCGGAGCAGCACCTCGGCCGCGCCGTACGGGTCGGCGACGCCCGCGAGCGCGGCGGCCTCGTGCTCGTTGGGGACCAACAGATCGGTGCAGGCGAGGAGTTCGGGCGGCAGGGGCTGGACGGGGGCGGGGGTGAGGATCGTCCGCACCCCGTGCCGCCGAGCGGCCCGCGCGCCGTCGAGCACGGCGCTCAGGGGGAGTTCGAGCTGGAGGAGCAGGGAGCCGGCGGAGGTGATGACGGTCTCCTCGCCGGGGCCGAGCGCGGTGACGGTGCCGTTCGCGCCGGGGATGACGACAATCGCGTTGCCGCCCTCGTCGTCCACGACGATGTGCGCGGTGCCGGAAGGGCCTTCGGCGGTGTGGAGGAGGTCGGTGTCCACGCCGGACGAGGTGAGCGTGTGCCTCAGCAGCACGCCGAACTCGTCGGTGCCGACCGCGCCGATCATCGCCACGTCGCCGCCGGCGCGGGCTGCGGCGACGGCCTGGTTGGCGCCCTTGCCGCCGGGGACCGTACGGAATTCACGGCCGGTGACGGTCTCCCCGTGCTTCGGGGCCCGTGCGACGTACGCGACGAGGTCCATGTTGGTGCTGCCGAGCACCACGATGCCGGTCATGGGCGGAGTGCCTCCTGGGTGAGTCGGGCGAGTTCGTCGAAACCGATGCCGTCGAATCCGACGACGGAGGTGGCGAGGCGGTTCTTGAGCGGAGCCGTCCACCGCTCGGGCAGCCGGTCCGGGTGCCCGGCGAGCAGACCGGCGACGGAGCCGGCCGTAGCGCCGTTGGAGTCGGTGTCCCAACCGCCGGACACGGCACGGCAGATGGAGCCGGTGAAGTCGCCGTCGGCGTGGGTGAGGGCGGCGGCGAGGAGCGCGGCGTTGGGGACGGCGTGGACCCAGTGGTAGTGGCCGTGGGCGTCGTGGAGTCGGTCCACGACGGTGTCGAAATCGGTGTGGGCGCGGGCGAGTCGGATCGCCCGGCGGACGGCCTGCGCGAGGCGCGAGCGCGGGGGTACGACGGAGAGACCGGCGCGCAGGGAGGCGTGCACGTCGGCGCCGCCGCCCGCGGCGGCGATGGTGCCCGCGACGAACATGGCGCTGTACACGCCGTTGGCGGTGTGCGTCAGCGTGGCGTCCCGGTACGCCTGGGCGGCGGCCGACGCGGGGTCGCCGGGGTGCGTCCACCCGTGCACGTCCGCGCGGATCGCCGCGCCGATCCACTCCCGGAACGGGTTGTGGTGCCGGGCGGTGTCGGGCGGCTCGATCCCGGAGAGCAGATTGCGGTACGCGACGCGCTCGGCGGTGAACGTACGCCCGGCGGGCAACTGGTCGAGCCACAGCAGCGCGACGTCGGAGGTGCGGAAGTCACGGCCGTACCGCTGGAGCAACAGCACGTTGAGCAGGGGGTAGTTGAGGTCGTCGTCCTCGGGCATGCCGTCGATGTTCTCGGCGAGGGAGTTGCCGGCTGAGCGCCGGTTCCAGGGGTGCGCGGCGGTGAGGTCGGCGGGGACGCCTCTGGCGGTGAACCAGGTGTTCAGGGGCCAGTTGCCGGTGGCGCGGGCGAGGGCGCGGATGGCGGGGAGTTCGAGCTTCTCGACGGGCTTGCCGAGGAGGCAGCCGACGGCGCGGCCGAGCCAGGCGGCGTGCGACTGGTGCGTGCTGAGGGGTGTCTGCTCCCCAGCCCCGCCCCTGCCCGAAACCGGGGGCGGCCCCCCGGACCCCCGTGATCCGCCGGCGCTTGCGCGCGGTGGGGGTGGGGTGGTTGTGCTCTTCGGGGTGTGTGGCGCGCTTTGCGGTGCGGTGGTGAGGGGTGCGTGGCCGTCGGGACCGGGCGGTTCCGGGGCGGCGGACGCCCGAGAGGTGTCGGCGTGCGGTGCGGTAGTTGGTGGTGTGTCGTTGTCGCGGTCGTGCAGGGGTTTCGGCCAGGTGTTGCCGCAGGCTTGGGTGATCGCCGGGAGGGGGGTTGGTTCCCGGTCCGTCAACGGCTGAGGCAGCTCCGCCAGTTCGTCCAGCAGTGTCAGGGCCAGCGCGCGCAGGGCCGGGGGTGGCGGTGGGGTTGAGGCGCCCGCGCGGGGTGGGGACGGGGGGCCGCCCGACGCGTGCCAGGTGGCGGCCTGCGCCGTCGCGTCACGGCCGTCCTCGGACGCCTGGCGCAGTTCGTGGCCCAGCAGATCCTCCGGCTGGACCCAGGTCACCCGCAGCCGTTCCGTCATCGCGGGTCCGTCAGCGCGGCGAAGGCCGACTCGTGGGCGCGGCGCCGTGCCGTGTCGCGGGCGAAGACCTCGTACGCGACCTCCGTCAGTGTCCGCGCCGGGCCGTGCAGGTCGAGCCGGCTCGCCTCCGAGACCCGCTTCGACCACTCCGCCGGGATCGCCGCCCCGCCGGACAGCGCCCCCGCCACCGCCCCGCTCATCGTGGCGATCGAGTCGCAGTCGCGGCCGTAGTTGACCGACCCGAGGACCGTACGGCGGTAGTCGCCGTCGCCGATCAGCAGCATGCCCAGGGCGACGGGCAACTCCTCGATGGAGTGCAGCCGCGAGGGGCGGCGCGCGCCGAGGGACGGGGTGCGGTAGTCGGGGCCCACCGTGTCGAAGGGGGCGACGGCATCCCGCAGCGGGCGCAGCGCGGGCTCGAAGTCCTGGTACGCGGCGGCCACTTCGCACACCGCCTCGATCGCCGCCCGCGTCCCGTCCTTGGCGAGCGCGAGACACGCGTCGACGACGCTCGTCGGCGTCGCACCCGGCACGCACGCCGCCGCGACCGCCGCCGCGAGGACCCCGGCGGCCTCCCTGCCGTACGACGACTGGTGCGCGCCGGCGACGTCGACGGCCTCCGCGTAAGCCGCCGCCGGATTCGCCGCGTTGACGAGTCCCACCGGCGCCATGTACATCGCCGCACCGCAGTTGACGATGTTCCCGGCGCCCGCCTCGCGCGGGTCCACATGTCCGTAGTGGATACGGGCGACGAGCCACTTCTCCGCCAGGAAGATCCGCTGGAGCGGCAGCGCCTCGGCCTCCAGCTCCGGGATCCAGCGGGGTGTGGAGATCAGGTCGGGGACGAGATGGTCGGCGACGGCGTACGCGTCGAGGTGGTCGCGCACCGTGTCGTACACCCGCACCAGCGCGTGCGTCAGCAAGGTGTCGTCGGTGACGTGGCCGTCGCCCTTGTGGTACGGGGCGATGGGGCGCGCCGTACGCCAGTCCTCGTTCCACGGGCCGACGATGCCGGTCACCCGGCCGCCGTGCCGGTCCATGATCTGCTCGGGGGTGTAGCCCTCGACGGGGCCGCCGAGCGCGTCTCCGACGGCCGCGCCGACGAGAGCGCCGGTGATCCGGTCTTCGAGCGCGGGTGGCTCTTCGCGGGTGGGCGTCGCGGATGCTCTGAGCGTCGTCATGCCGGAATTGTCCACCCGTGCGGGTCCGGTGGGGGTGAACCTCGCCGCGCTACGGGCAGTTGTGCGTGGCCGTCGTCGTGCCCCTCGCATCCGTTGCGTCCGGCGCTTCCGCTGGGCTCAGCGTGTGCGCCAGCAGCCCGGCGAGCTCGACCAGGTCCGTACCCGCGAGACGGGGCAGCGCGCAGCCCGCCAACCTGCGGCAGGCGTCGCGCCAGGTCGCGGGCACGGCGGCGCCCCCGCCGAGCGCGCCGGTCAGCGCGCCGGCGAGCGCCGGGGCCGAGTCCGCGACCCGCGAGAGGCACGCGGCGGCGGGTACGGCGGCGGCGACGTTCCCGCCGGACGCCACGGTCAGCGCGAGGGCGACCGGCACGGTCTCGGCCGCCGCGATGCCGTAGCTGTAGACGTGGTCCACGATCTGATGCTCCAGCAGCGGGACGAGGCCGAACGCGCCGGCCGGCTCGTGTGTGAAGTCCCGTGCCAGCTTGACCGCGTGGCGCGCGTTGCGGCCGATCTCCGTGCAGTGCGGGAGCTGTTCGAGCGCGGCGGCCACGGCCGTTGCGGTGTCGGCGCCGCCGAGCGCCGCGGCGACGGCGGCGGCCATCGCGCGGGCGCCGTGCACTCCGTCGCCGTCCTGCGTGTAGCGGGCGTCGAACTCGGCGAGTTCGGCGGCGGCGGCCGGCCGGCCCGGATGAACGACCGCCAGCACGACAGCCCGTACACACGCCGCGTCGTCGAAGTAGTGCGGATTGTCGTGGCCGGTCGCGGGCGGGCGCAGACCCGTGGCGAGATTGCCGAGCCCGGCGCGTACGGAGATCCGGGCGCGGAGGGGCAGTACGGCGGACTCGACCTCGGGCGCCCGGTCCGCGGCGGCGGCGATCTCGCCGGCGAGGGTGTTCCAGGCGAGGTCGACGGCGGCGCGCATCCGCCGGTCGGCGGGGAGGCCGAGGAAGAGATCACCGAACGCGGTGAGCACGGTCTCGGCGGCGAAGGCCGCCCACTCGGCGTCGTCGGAGGGGCCGAGCCGCAGCGGCTCGGGGGGCTGGTTGAGGGCGATGGGGACGGGGAGGGTGGTGGTCGCGTTCTGCTCGGCGAAGGTGTCGAGTTCGCGGGTGAGGCGTCGCGTCCACTCGGGCATCCGCGCGGCGCGGTGCCTCGCGGCGGGCCACCCGGCGGCGTCACCGGCGGCGAGCCCGAGCAGTAGCCCTTCGACGCGGTGGCGCGGGGGGTGCTTGCGGGGTGTTCGGCGGGAGTTGGGGGCGAGGTGTTCGCAACGGGGCGCGTTGCTGACGCCGACGACGACCGGGCCCCGCCCGCCGGCGGGTTCGTCCTCAATCGCCGGACGGGCTGGGGTTCGGCCGATGGGCGGTTGGTCCTCAATCGCCGGACGGGCTGGTGGTTGGACGGTCGCCGGTTGGTCGTGGAGCGCAGGGCCGGTCGCACTGCGTACGGCTGCCGGTGAGTCCTCAATCGCCGGACGGGCTGGTGGTTGGGCGGTTGTCGGTTGCTCGTGAAGTGCCGGAGCAGTTGGAAGTTGGTCGGTCGGCGGTGCGTCGTAGAGCGCAGAGCTGGTCGCACTGCGCACGGCCGCCGGTTCGCTGTGAGGCGCCGGTCCGGCGTGGAGCGCCGACCCCGGGGCGTTCCCCGGGACCCCGCCCGCCCCCTCCCGCATGCCCACCCGCCCGCTCATCGCGTCGCCGGAGCGTCGTCGGGCGGGGTCAGGAGGTCCGCGATGTCCAGGACGTGGTAGCCGCTCATCGACGGCAGGCAGCTGCCCCGTACCGGTCCGATCGCCGAGGCCCACTCCTCGGGGATCGCGCGGACACCGCACACCGCTCCCGCCAGCGCGCCCGCGACCGCCGCCGTGGTGTCGGCGTCGCGGCCCATGTTGACGGCCGTCAGGACCGACGTACGGAAGTCTCCGCGGGCCGACGCGAACGCGCCGAACGCCAGGCCCACCGCCTCCGGCGCCAGATCCGTCCACGGGTAGCCGCCGATGACGACGGCCGAGCGGACCGCGCGTTCCATCGTCAGCGTGTCGGGGTACTCACGGCCCGCCGCGACCACCGCGCGGCGCAGTGAGCGCGCCGTCCACGAGTCCATCGGGATCACGGAGAGCGCGGCGGCGACCACGGAGGCGGGCCCCGCGCCCGTCATCGCGGCGGCGACCCCCGCCGCGACCGCCTGGCCGCCGTAGATGCCCTCGCCCTCGTGGCTGACGGTCCCGTCGACCGCGACGAGTCTGGCCGCCTCTGCCGGGCGGCCGGCGGCGAAGACGCCGAACGGCGCCGCCCGCATCGCGAGCCCGTCGCTCCAGGCGTGGCGGTGCTGGGCCGTGATCGGCGCGGCGAGGCCCCTGCGCAGGTTCTCCAGGGTGCCGCGTTCGCTGAAGCCCGCCCCTCTGAAGGGCCCCTCGTCGAGGTCGGCCAGCCAGTGGTGCCAGGCGTTCTCGACATGGGTGACGGTCAGGGCCGAGCCGTGTCTGGCCAGCAGGAGACCGGAGAAGATCGCGTACTCGGTGTCGTCGGTGCCCGCCGGGTTGTCGGTGACGAAGCCCTCGATACGGCCCCAGCGGCGGCGGATCTCCGAGGGGCGCATGTTCTCGGCGGGGGCGCCGAGCGCGTCGCCGACGGCCAGGCCGAGCAGCGCGCCGCGCGCCCGCCTCCG
This window of the Streptomyces niveus genome carries:
- a CDS encoding HpcH/HpaI aldolase/citrate lyase family protein; this encodes MTGRPGHAPHPPLTWLYAPGDRPDVVQKALVSGADAVIVDLEDAVAADRREYARSATAELLASPRATPVHVRIAGKEDIASLVGLPGLAGLRLPKVARASDIHRVAAVAPDTHLYALLESALGIENAHAVATAHPAVRGIALGEADLRAELGAGSDAGLDWPRGRVVVAARAAGLPAPVQSVYPDVRDLEGLAASCAHGRSLGFLGRSAIHPRQLPVIERAYLPTAREVESAAEIVEAAAENAGAQALPDGRFVDAAIVAAAHRTLFLAARR
- a CDS encoding ADP-ribosylglycohydrolase family protein is translated as MTERLRVTWVQPEDLLGHELRQASEDGRDATAQAATWHASGGPPSPPRAGASTPPPPPALRALALTLLDELAELPQPLTDREPTPLPAITQACGNTWPKPLHDRDNDTPPTTAPHADTSRASAAPEPPGPDGHAPLTTAPQSAPHTPKSTTTPPPPRASAGGSRGSGGPPPVSGRGGAGEQTPLSTHQSHAAWLGRAVGCLLGKPVEKLELPAIRALARATGNWPLNTWFTARGVPADLTAAHPWNRRSAGNSLAENIDGMPEDDDLNYPLLNVLLLQRYGRDFRTSDVALLWLDQLPAGRTFTAERVAYRNLLSGIEPPDTARHHNPFREWIGAAIRADVHGWTHPGDPASAAAQAYRDATLTHTANGVYSAMFVAGTIAAAGGGADVHASLRAGLSVVPPRSRLAQAVRRAIRLARAHTDFDTVVDRLHDAHGHYHWVHAVPNAALLAAALTHADGDFTGSICRAVSGGWDTDSNGATAGSVAGLLAGHPDRLPERWTAPLKNRLATSVVGFDGIGFDELARLTQEALRP
- a CDS encoding CaiB/BaiF CoA transferase family protein, coding for MTTATRPDDPTASVSPPLHGLRVLDLATLFAGPLAATMLGDFGAEVVKVEHPTRPDPSRGHGPAKDGVGLWWKILGRNKRTITLDLGAPAGRDVLLRLAADADVIVENFRPGTLERWGLGWAELSAVNPRLVLARVTGFGQFGPYSHRPGFGTLAEAMSGFAAMTGEPDGPPTLPPFGLADSIAALATAYAVMTALSGRTATGRGQVVDLAIIEPILTVLGPQPLWYDQLGYVQPRTGNRSRNNAPRNTYRTADGCWLAVSTSAQSVAERVMRLVGREELIDEPWFGTGSGRAEHADVLDEAVGGWIALRSRDDAIAAFEKAEAAIAPVHDIRDVMSDPQYRALGTVTEVPDPELGPIRMQNVLFRLSETPGSIRWAGRPHGADTEAVLTELGLSAPEIAVLREEGVL
- a CDS encoding ADP-ribosylglycohydrolase family protein: MRSATSSALYDAPPTDQLPTAPALHEQPTTAQPPARPAIEDSPAAVRSATGPALHDQPATVQPPARPAIEDQPPIGRTPARPAIEDEPAGGRGPVVVGVSNAPRCEHLAPNSRRTPRKHPPRHRVEGLLLGLAAGDAAGWPAARHRAARMPEWTRRLTRELDTFAEQNATTTLPVPIALNQPPEPLRLGPSDDAEWAAFAAETVLTAFGDLFLGLPADRRMRAAVDLAWNTLAGEIAAAADRAPEVESAVLPLRARISVRAGLGNLATGLRPPATGHDNPHYFDDAACVRAVVLAVVHPGRPAAAAELAEFDARYTQDGDGVHGARAMAAAVAAALGGADTATAVAAALEQLPHCTEIGRNARHAVKLARDFTHEPAGAFGLVPLLEHQIVDHVYSYGIAAAETVPVALALTVASGGNVAAAVPAAACLSRVADSAPALAGALTGALGGGAAVPATWRDACRRLAGCALPRLAGTDLVELAGLLAHTLSPAEAPDATDARGTTTATHNCP
- the lgt gene encoding prolipoprotein diacylglyceryl transferase: MDIAYIPSPSSGVIHLGPLPLRGYAFCIILGVFVAVWYGNKRWIARGGKAGTVADISVWAVPFGLVGGRLYHVITDYQLYFSDGKNWVDAFKIWEGGLGIWGAIAFGAVGAWIGCRRRGIPLPAYADAIAPAIVLAQAIGRWGNWFNQELYGKATDVPWALEISDGANRDSGLYHPTFLYESLWCVGVALLVVWADRRFKLGHGRAFALYVAAYCVGRAWIEYMRVDEAHHVLGLRLNVWTAIVVFVLAVVYIVVSARIRPGREEIVEPDRELLGKEAKDEAKDAKAEDGDAKGAGAKDDDAPDAAADADAEGSTDAATAKNI
- a CDS encoding ADP-ribosylglycohydrolase family protein — translated: MELTACGPGVGPVPGPFFGSDAAGGADVDVDVDVDVAALRRRARGALLGLAVGDALGAPAENMRPSEIRRRWGRIEGFVTDNPAGTDDTEYAIFSGLLLARHGSALTVTHVENAWHHWLADLDEGPFRGAGFSERGTLENLRRGLAAPITAQHRHAWSDGLAMRAAPFGVFAAGRPAEAARLVAVDGTVSHEGEGIYGGQAVAAGVAAAMTGAGPASVVAAALSVIPMDSWTARSLRRAVVAAGREYPDTLTMERAVRSAVVIGGYPWTDLAPEAVGLAFGAFASARGDFRTSVLTAVNMGRDADTTAAVAGALAGAVCGVRAIPEEWASAIGPVRGSCLPSMSGYHVLDIADLLTPPDDAPATR
- a CDS encoding ADP-ribosylglycohydrolase family protein; translation: MTTLRASATPTREEPPALEDRITGALVGAAVGDALGGPVEGYTPEQIMDRHGGRVTGIVGPWNEDWRTARPIAPYHKGDGHVTDDTLLTHALVRVYDTVRDHLDAYAVADHLVPDLISTPRWIPELEAEALPLQRIFLAEKWLVARIHYGHVDPREAGAGNIVNCGAAMYMAPVGLVNAANPAAAYAEAVDVAGAHQSSYGREAAGVLAAAVAAACVPGATPTSVVDACLALAKDGTRAAIEAVCEVAAAYQDFEPALRPLRDAVAPFDTVGPDYRTPSLGARRPSRLHSIEELPVALGMLLIGDGDYRRTVLGSVNYGRDCDSIATMSGAVAGALSGGAAIPAEWSKRVSEASRLDLHGPARTLTEVAYEVFARDTARRRAHESAFAALTDPR
- the rbsK gene encoding ribokinase, with the protein product MTGIVVLGSTNMDLVAYVARAPKHGETVTGREFRTVPGGKGANQAVAAARAGGDVAMIGAVGTDEFGVLLRHTLTSSGVDTDLLHTAEGPSGTAHIVVDDEGGNAIVVIPGANGTVTALGPGEETVITSAGSLLLQLELPLSAVLDGARAARRHGVRTILTPAPVQPLPPELLACTDLLVPNEHEAAALAGVADPYGAAEVLLRRVPEVVITLGAAGCLYAARGAVPVTVPAPKVTAVDTTAAGDTFVGALAVAIGEGRPMAEAARWASAAAALCVRRHGASTSMPYRSEIDEAAS